One window from the genome of Pseudomonas frederiksbergensis encodes:
- a CDS encoding DUF488 domain-containing protein, whose protein sequence is MIQCKRAYEKANAEDGVRVLVDRLWPRNRPKDALAIAEWLPQVAPSHELRKTFKAGAVSFAEFSAAYRRELAARPEHWWKLVDVARGGTLTLVYAARSTVENNAVVLAQWLEDEVEKRAEGSSPVCYLDEFPER, encoded by the coding sequence ATGATCCAATGCAAACGCGCCTATGAAAAAGCCAACGCCGAGGATGGCGTGCGGGTGCTGGTCGACCGGCTGTGGCCGCGTAATCGTCCCAAGGATGCCTTGGCGATAGCCGAGTGGCTGCCGCAGGTGGCGCCTTCCCATGAACTGCGCAAGACGTTCAAGGCGGGGGCGGTTTCGTTCGCCGAGTTCAGCGCAGCCTATCGGCGTGAGCTGGCGGCGCGACCGGAGCATTGGTGGAAGTTGGTGGACGTGGCGCGGGGCGGGACGCTTACCCTGGTGTATGCGGCCAGGTCGACGGTCGAGAACAATGCGGTGGTTCTGGCGCAGTGGTTGGAGGATGAGGTGGAGAAGCGCGCGGAGGGGAGCTCGCCGGTGTGTTATCTGGATGAGTTT